One segment of Mobula birostris isolate sMobBir1 chromosome 29, sMobBir1.hap1, whole genome shotgun sequence DNA contains the following:
- the ccdc28b gene encoding coiled-coil domain-containing protein 28B isoform X1, whose protein sequence is MEERLKPASPKVTLYQHGKLGRSPVSAHMATAFSAASPQPSSPKLKSTLKRADKGKANPREPAEVSKPASVQHSFLTDVSDVREMECGLLHLLKDFHSGKLQAFGKECSFEQMEHVREMQEKMAHLHFSLDSHVEELSEDQKKVVSDRNLEQLLINLEELSTSIQKLHLAENQELPKNEELKSSPT, encoded by the exons ATGGAAGAAAGACTGAAGCCAGCAAGTCCAAAGGTGACCTTGTACCAGCACGGCAAGCTAGGAAGATCTCCGGTGTCAGCCCACATGGCCACGGCTTTCTCTGCAGCGTCACCCCAGCCTTCTTCACCAAAACTTAAATCCACATTGAAAAG AGCAGATAAAGGAAAAGCAAACCCCCGGGAGCCAGCGGAAGTGTCTAAACCAGCTTCAGTTCAGCACTCCTTCCTAACGGACGTCTCTGATGTGAGGGAGATGGAATGTGGATTGTTACATTTGCTCAAAGATTTTCACTCTGGGAAGCTACAAGCTTTTG GGAAAGAATGCTCCTTTGAACAGATGGAGCATGTGAGAGAGATGCAGGAAAAAATGGCCCATTTACACTTCAGCCTGGATAGCCACGTGGAGGAACTCTCTGAGGATCAGAAAAAAGTTGTGTCAGACAGGAATCTCGAACAGCTTCTGATCAAC TTGGAAGAACTTAGTACCTCAAT ACAAAAACTACACTTGGCAGAAAATCAAGAACTGCCAAAAAATGAAGAGTTGAAATCATCTCCTACCTAG
- the ccdc28b gene encoding coiled-coil domain-containing protein 28B isoform X2 — protein MEERLKPASPKVTLYQHGKLGRSPVSAHMATAFSAASPQPSSPKLKSTLKRADKGKANPREPAEVSKPASVQHSFLTDVSDVREMECGLLHLLKDFHSGKLQAFGKECSFEQMEHVREMQEKMAHLHFSLDSHVEELSEDQKKVVSDRNLEQLLINV, from the exons ATGGAAGAAAGACTGAAGCCAGCAAGTCCAAAGGTGACCTTGTACCAGCACGGCAAGCTAGGAAGATCTCCGGTGTCAGCCCACATGGCCACGGCTTTCTCTGCAGCGTCACCCCAGCCTTCTTCACCAAAACTTAAATCCACATTGAAAAG AGCAGATAAAGGAAAAGCAAACCCCCGGGAGCCAGCGGAAGTGTCTAAACCAGCTTCAGTTCAGCACTCCTTCCTAACGGACGTCTCTGATGTGAGGGAGATGGAATGTGGATTGTTACATTTGCTCAAAGATTTTCACTCTGGGAAGCTACAAGCTTTTG GGAAAGAATGCTCCTTTGAACAGATGGAGCATGTGAGAGAGATGCAGGAAAAAATGGCCCATTTACACTTCAGCCTGGATAGCCACGTGGAGGAACTCTCTGAGGATCAGAAAAAAGTTGTGTCAGACAGGAATCTCGAACAGCTTCTGATCAAC GTATAG